In Nicotiana tabacum cultivar K326 chromosome 21, ASM71507v2, whole genome shotgun sequence, one DNA window encodes the following:
- the LOC107765433 gene encoding zinc finger CCCH domain-containing protein 13-like isoform X4: MVERKLYKTKLCLLYQRGRCHRQSCSFAHGNAQLRRFSDSSAAGRRDFRSHDLREKLDRRRSPVGRYSSDRDARERHASHGRSPTGSLGRRSDRKRKMKHHSDGQSDMSGSLNMSAGTGDHVKEKKHLSSSSEDVLQLRQLQSEIDMLDDQKRELEMYLEKTTRQADSLASKIQDLEMELVKEKEECKRITLKIKKFVESYSNHSRLEGELKRSEAQLQKLANKLSSDLVGPGASEEDSAINMSDGGMAGVHFSSLDEPQKNTSPTKKRPRIHREADETSNQASTKGKGNASQRIAYPTQLNNEKKDNAEFDWENGYKTLVGEEKSKKGINFSSDMTFPNKVTQFPCCKQQCRI, from the exons ATGGTGGAGAGGAAGCTGTACAAAACGAAACTATGCTTGCTTTATCAAAGAGGCCGTTGTCATCGGCAGAGTTGCTCTTTCGCTCATGGCAATGCGCAGCTCCGTCGCTTCTCCGATTCCTCTGCCGCCG GGAGGCGCGATTTTCGCAGTCATGACTTGAGAGAGAAGCTTGATAGAAGGCGTTCTCCGGTGGGCAGATACTCCTCCGATAGAGATGCAAGAGAGAGACATGCATCCCATG GGCGCAGTCCTACTGGGTCTCTTGGGAGGAGGAG TGATAGAAAGCGGAAGATGAAACATCATTCGGATGGTCAAAGTGATATGTCTGGAAGTTTGAACATGTCGGCTGGGACAGGAGATCACGTGAAGGAGAAAAAACATTTATCTTCCAGTTCCGAAGATGTCCTTCAG CTTAGGCAGTTGCAATCCGAAATCGATATGTTGGATGACCAAAAACGAGAACTGGAG ATGTACCTTGAAAAGACAACTCGTCAGGCAGACAGTCTAGCTTCAAAAATtcaggaccttgagatggaactTGTCAAGGAAAAGGAGGAATGTAAAAG GATTACTTTGAAGATCAAGAAGTTCGTGGAATCCTACAGCAATCACTCACGGTTAGAAGGTGAACTAAAAAG GTCAGAAGCTCAGCTTCAAAAGCTCGCTAATAAACTCAGCTCAGATTTGGTCGGGCCCGGTGCAAGTGAAGAGGATTCGGCCATCAATATGAGTGATGGAGGGATGGCTGGTGTTCATTTTAGCTCATTGGATGAGCCGCAGAAGAATACTTCACCTACCAAGAAAAGGCCGAGAATTCATCGTGAAGCTGAtgaaacctcaaatcaag CTTcaacaaaaggaaaaggaaatgcTTCGCAGAGGATTGCTTATCCTACTCAGCTGAATAATGAGAAGAAAGATAATGCAGAGTTCGATTGGGAGAATGGTTATAAGACCCTAGTGGGTGAAGAGAAGTCCAAGAAGGGAATAAACTTTTCCAGTGACATGACTTTCCCAAACAAG